The Opitutus sp. ER46 DNA window ACCTGCGTGGCGTGGCTGCGCGCCACGAACGTCGCGCCGCTGTTGAGCAGCGTGCGCATCGGGTTGATCGGACGGTCGATCGCGCCGGTCGGGTCGGTCTTGGTCTTGAAGCCGAGCGGCGAGGTGGGGGACGTCTGCTTCTTTGTCAGCCCGTACACAAAGTTGTCCATGATCACGTAGGTGAGCCGGACATTCTTGCGGGCGGTATGGACGAGGTGGTTGCCGCCGATGGAGAAGCCGTCGCCGTCGCCGCCGAACACGAACACGTGCAGGTCGTCGCGGCCGAGGCTGATGCCGGCGGAAAACGGGAGGGCGCGCCCGTGGATGAAGTGGCCGCCGTGGGTGTTGACGAAGTACGGGAAGCGTGAGGAGCAGCCGATGCCAGCGAAGGTGACGATCTTCTCGTGCGGGTAGTTGAGCTTTTCGAGGACGCGGTAGAAGGCGGCGAGGACGGCGAAGTCGCCGCAGCCGGGGCACCACGTCGGGTGGTCGGCGGTGAGCGCCTTCTTGGTGAGCGGGACGGACGCAGCGGCCGCGGGGGCCGGTGAGGTGGGGACGGGAAGAGTGGAGGAGGACATCGGAGGCGGGCGTGGGTGGGCGGATACGGTCCGCGCGGCACCGGTGGCAGGCGCCGGTGCGAACGGCGGAACCGACGTCAGGAGGACGCGGTAGGGGACGGCGCGGTGGGCGCCGGGCGGGCGAGGGCACTGGCGGTGGCGGCGCCGACGGCGGTGTCGAGGGTGCGGCTCTCGAGGTGGCGGCCGATCCCGGCGACGAGTTCGCTCACCTTGAACGTGAGGCCGTCGGTCTTGCAGACGCTGACGATGGCGGGGTTGGCGAAGCGGGCGCGCAGGAGGAGCGCGAGCTGGCCGAAACCGTAGAGACCCTCGTCGTTGAGCTCGGCCACGACGATGCGGCGGTAGCGGGCGAAGATCGGTTCGAGCCCGTTGGGCAGCGGGTTGAGGTGGCGGAGGTGCAGGTGGCCGGCGGTGAGGCCGGCCTGGCGGACGCGGGTGAGTGCCTCGCGACCCGGGCCCCAGCCGGAGCCCCAGGTGACGAGGAGGACATCGCCGGCGTCGTCGCCGGTGACCTCGGGGAGGGGCAGCGAGGCGGCGAGCGTCTTCAGCTTTTCGCGCCGCTTGGCCGTCATCTGCTGGTGCAGCTTCGGGCTGCCGGTCGGATGGCCAAGCTCATCGTGTTCGAGGCCGGTGACGGTCGGGAACTTGCCGGAGGCGATGCGCGCGCCGGGCGGGGCGTGCCGTGTGATGGCGTCGAGCGGATACGGTTTGAAGTCGGCGGGGCGCTCGGAGAGGTCGGGCGCCGGGTTGACCATGAGCGCGGCGAAGTCGGGCTCGTCGAAGGCCTCGATCCGGGAGGACAGACCCTGGTCGGTGAGGATGAGGACCGGCGTGCTGTAGTCGCGGGCGATGCGGGCGGCCTCGAGCGCGATGTGGAAGCAGTCCTCGACGTTGCGCGGTGCGAGCACCACGCGCGGGGAATCGCCGTGGCTGCCGTAGATCGCCTGCATGAGATCGCTCTGCTCGACGTTCGTGGGCATCCCGGTGGAGGGACCGCCGCGCTGGACGTTGATCACGATGAGCGGCATCTCGGCCATGACGGCCCAGCCGAGCGCTTCCATCTTGAGGGAAAGTCCCGGGCCGGAACTCCCGGTGATGGCGAGCTGCCCGGAATACGAAAAGCCCAGGGCGGTGGAGATGGAGGCAATCTCGTCCTCGCACTGGACGAACGTGCCGCCGTACTTCGGCAGCTCGGTGCGCAGGATCTCCATGATCGAGGACCACGGCGTGATCGGGTAACCGGCGCCGTGGCGAATGCCGGCGGCGATGAGGCCGTAGGCGAGTGCGGTGTTGCCATCCATCGTGACCTGCGGCCGGCCGGTGCGGGCGGTGGCGCGGTCGATGGCCTCGAAGCGGTAGAAGAGGTCGCGGAGATTGTTCTGCGGCCAGCCGTAGCCGGCGTCGAACGCGAGCATGGCGTTGCGGACGATGTCCTCGTCCTTGCCGCCGAAACGCTCCTTGATGAGCCCGGCGAGCTTGGCGACATCGAGGTCGAACACGCGGGCGAGGAAGCCGAGCACGAACATGTTCTTGCCCTTGTCCTTCGCCGCGCCGCCGACGGCCTCGACCGTGCCGGTGGTGATCGGGACCGCGACCTGCGTGAACCGGTGATCGTCGGGATTCGGCTTCACGTGATCGGTGTCGTACACGAGCACGCCGCCGGGCCGCAGCGAGGCGATGTGGGCGTCGTAGCTGTGCTGGTAGAACGCCACGAGCATGTCGGTGCGGTCGCCGGCGGAGAGAATCTCGCCGGTGCCCATGCGGACCTGGAAGATCGAGGGGCCGCCGGAGATCGTCGACGGGATCGTCATGTAGGTCATGACGTCCTGGTCGCTGCGGCCGGCGAGGCGGGCGAGGAACCCGCCGATGGTCTGGATGCCGTCCTGGGAATTGCCGGCGAGCCGGATGACGACGTCCTGGATGGAGTGAGGCGCGTGGCGGGTCACGGCAGTCGCCGCGCCCGTGGCCTCGGGAGTGTGTGGGCTGGCCATGAGTGGGGCGGCCAACGTGTCCCCGGGGCGGGACTCCGTCAACGGACCCCACGGTCAGCTCGCATCAAGATTAGTCCGGGATGCTCCCGGGAAATCCCCGTAGAAGGTCCCGTAATTGCCCGGCTGGCGGCGGCGCGCCAGACCGGGGCGTCGGAGGGCGCGCGCAGGTGCGCGAGGACCGGCTAGTTCCAGAACTCGACGCAGACCACCATCGGGATGGCGGCGCGATGCTGGGTGGCGGTGAGCCGGCCGGTGGCGGCGTCGACGCGGAAGACGTTCACGTAGGCCGTATCGGCGTCCTGGTGACCGCAGACGAGCCACTTGCCGTTGGGCGAGAGGGCAAAGTTGCGCGGAACCTTGCCGCCGGTGGGGATGATTTCCACGAGGCTCAGCGCGCCGGTGGCGGCATCGATGGCGAATACGGCGATGCTGTCGTGGCCGCGGTTGGAGGCGTAGAGAAACTTGCCGTTGGGGTGGACGCGCACCTCGGCGCCCCACTTGGCCATGTAGCCGCCGGGGAGGGTGGTGGCGATCTGCCGCGGGCTGAGCGCGCCCTTGGCGGGATCGTAGTCGAACACCTCGACGGAGGAGCCCATCTCGCTGAGCACGTAGGCGTGCCGGCCATCGGGG harbors:
- a CDS encoding thiamine pyrophosphate-dependent enzyme, producing MSSSTLPVPTSPAPAAAASVPLTKKALTADHPTWCPGCGDFAVLAAFYRVLEKLNYPHEKIVTFAGIGCSSRFPYFVNTHGGHFIHGRALPFSAGISLGRDDLHVFVFGGDGDGFSIGGNHLVHTARKNVRLTYVIMDNFVYGLTKKQTSPTSPLGFKTKTDPTGAIDRPINPMRTLLNSGATFVARSHATQVNHMIEMMTRAARHDGFSVVEINSECVEFYPGAFDAANPRKGGTWTVIEEKKHDGTPEDAARHDVTDEVAAYRLALQPWPGCYGVFYENKQQPTKNALEAGLIARARERTKQASDLALLQATFARMR
- a CDS encoding 2-oxoacid:acceptor oxidoreductase subunit alpha, producing the protein MASPHTPEATGAATAVTRHAPHSIQDVVIRLAGNSQDGIQTIGGFLARLAGRSDQDVMTYMTIPSTISGGPSIFQVRMGTGEILSAGDRTDMLVAFYQHSYDAHIASLRPGGVLVYDTDHVKPNPDDHRFTQVAVPITTGTVEAVGGAAKDKGKNMFVLGFLARVFDLDVAKLAGLIKERFGGKDEDIVRNAMLAFDAGYGWPQNNLRDLFYRFEAIDRATARTGRPQVTMDGNTALAYGLIAAGIRHGAGYPITPWSSIMEILRTELPKYGGTFVQCEDEIASISTALGFSYSGQLAITGSSGPGLSLKMEALGWAVMAEMPLIVINVQRGGPSTGMPTNVEQSDLMQAIYGSHGDSPRVVLAPRNVEDCFHIALEAARIARDYSTPVLILTDQGLSSRIEAFDEPDFAALMVNPAPDLSERPADFKPYPLDAITRHAPPGARIASGKFPTVTGLEHDELGHPTGSPKLHQQMTAKRREKLKTLAASLPLPEVTGDDAGDVLLVTWGSGWGPGREALTRVRQAGLTAGHLHLRHLNPLPNGLEPIFARYRRIVVAELNDEGLYGFGQLALLLRARFANPAIVSVCKTDGLTFKVSELVAGIGRHLESRTLDTAVGAATASALARPAPTAPSPTASS